Proteins encoded within one genomic window of Gambusia affinis linkage group LG23, SWU_Gaff_1.0, whole genome shotgun sequence:
- the osbpl8 gene encoding oxysterol-binding protein-related protein 8 isoform X4 codes for MMKEEGLLNRRRFSTCGGTASLRPPHPDGRKLIRNASFGGYNELSPISLPGFERVKEDLLPLPLKEDSNSISKSKSETKLYNGSEKDVPASGGKLTKKESLKVQKKNYREEKKRATKELLSTITDPSVIVMADWLKIRGTLKSWTKLWCVLKPGVLLIYKTHKNGQWVGTVLLNACELIERPSKKDGFCFKLFHPLEQSIWAVKGPKGEAVGSITQPLPSSHLIFRAASESDGRCWMDALELALKCSSLLKRTIIREGKEDVSTVSAGGEHSINFYSLLRAHNIHGFQFNDGDHLKDPDLYSDKSDREGEQDHEESDPEGLEKSEESDSDTSERQDDSYIDLDPNEHLQETPYMEQSHEELGEAGEAAQTETVSEENKSLIWTLLKQVRPGMDLSKVVLPTFILEPRSFLDKLSDYYYHADFLSEAAVEENAYSRMKKVVKWYISGFYKKPQGLKKPYNPIIGETYRCMWLHQKTNSKTFYIAEQVSHHPPVSAFYVSNRKDGFCLSGSILAKSKFYGNSLSAILDGEARLTFLNRGEDYVMNMPYAHCKGILYGTMTLELGGQITIACEKTGYSAQLEFKLKPFLGSSDCVNQISGKIKLGKEVLATLEGHWDSEIFVNDKKTGTMDTFWDPTPELRQNRLTRYTVPPEEQGDFESERLWQHVTRAINNKDQTEATNEKFILEEAQRKAARERKAKCEEWIPALFEQDPVTGEWHYRYADTRPWDPLNDLIQFEIDGCIQTKVRHRTPMVTVPKRKHKSDKPKSPESGCSSPEPDRHDSSGSERHKSKHNSRLRKKGADLSELQSAIGSIKQTQDDINRSVAALRMRSAGRAENTSFLQQRDYVVIACLVVLQVLINYIFK; via the exons GTTTCGAGAGAGTAAAGGAGGACCTTCTTCCTCTGCCGTTGAAAGAGGATTCGAATTCCATATCAAAGAGCAAG tcTGAAACCAAGCTGTACAATGGCTCAGAAAAGGATGTGCCAGCGTCTGGCGGAAAGCTCACCAAGAAGGAGTCCCTCAAG gtgcagaagaagaactacagagaagaaaagaagagggcAACCAAGGAGCTGCTTAGCACCATCACAGACCCTTCTGTTATCGTCATGGCCGACTGGCTGAAG ATCCGAGGCACGCTGAAGAGCTGGACCAAGCTGTGGTGTGTGCTGAAGCCGGGCGTCCTCCTCATATACAAGACTCACAAAAACGGCCAGTGGGTGGGAACGGTGCTGCTGAACGCCTGCGAGCTCATCGAGAGGCCGTCCAAGAAGGACGGCTTCTGCTTCAAGCTCTTTCACCCGCTGGAGCAGTCCATCTGGGCGGTGAAG GGTCCTAAAGGAGAGGCGGTGGGCTCCATCACGCAGCCGTTACCCAGCAGCCACCTCATCTTCCGCGCCGCATCGGAGTCTGATG GTCGATGCTGGATGGACGCCTTGGAGCTGGCCCTGAAGTGCTCCAGCCTGCTGAAGAGGACCATAATCCGGGAGGGGAAGGAGGACGTGAGCACAGTGTCCGCCGGTGGAGAGCACTCCATTAACTTCTACAGCCTCCTCAGAGCCCACAATATACACGGCTTCCA GTTCAACGACGGCGACCACCTAAAAGACCCGGACCTGTACTCGGACAAGTCGGACCGGGAGGGCGAACAGGACCACGAGGAGTCGGACCCGGAGGGCCTGGAGAAGAGCGAGGAGAGCGACAGCGACACGTCAGAGCGCCAGGACGACTCGTACATCGACCTGGACCCCAACGAGCACCTGCAGGAAACCCCGTACATGGAGCAGTCGCACGAAGAGCTGGGGGAG GCCGGCGAGGCTGCACAGACGGAGACCGTGTCCGAGGAGAATAAGTCTCTGATCTGGACTCTGCTGAAGCAGGTGCGGCCAGGCATGGATCTGTCCAAGGTCGTCCTGCCCACCTTCATCCTGGAGCCGAGGTCCTTCCTGGACAAGCTGTCCGACTACTACTACCACGCAGACTTCCTGTCCGA AGCTGCAGTTGAAGAGAATGCCTACAGCCGGATGAAGAAGGTGGTGAAATGGTACATCTCTGGATTTTACAAAAAGCCACAG GGGTTGAAGAAGCCGTACAACCCCATCATCGGAGAGACGTACCGGTGCATGTGGCTCCATCAGAAGACCAACAGCAAGACTTTTTACATCGCAGAACAG GTGTCTCACCATCCGCCAGTGTCGGCCTTCTACGTCAGCAACAGGAAAGACGGGTTCTGCCTCAGCGGCAGCATCCTCGCCAAGTCCAAGTTCTACG GAAACTCCCTGTCAGCCATTTTAGACGGAGAGGCTCGGCTCACCTTCCTCAACCGAGGGGAGGACTACGTTATGAACATGCCCTACGCTCACTGTAAAG GCATACTGTACGGAACCATGACCCTGGAGCTGGGAGGCCAGATCACCATTGCGTGTGAGAAAACGGGCTACAGCGCTCAGCTCGAGTTCAAACTGAAG CCGTTCCTGGGCAGCAGCGATTGTGTCAATCAGATCTCTGGGAAGATCAAGCTGGGAAAGGAGGTCCTGGCTACTCTAGAGGGACATTGG GACAGCGAGATCTTCGTCAACGACAAGAAAACGGGCACGATGGATACTTTCTGGGACCCGACGCCGGAGCTGAGGCAGAACAGGCTGACGCGCTACACCGTCCCACCTGAAGAGCAGGGGGACTTCGAGTCAGAAAG ACTGTGGCAGCACGTGACTCGAGCGATCAACAACAAGGACCAGACGGAGGCCACCAACGAGAAGTTCATCCTGGAGGAAGCTCAGAGGAAGGCGGCCCGGGAGCGCAAAGCCAAATGCGAGGAGTGGATCCCCGCCCTGTTTGAGCAGGACCCCGTCACCGGAGAGTGGCATTACAGATATGCCGA CACCAGGCCGTGGGATCCGCTCAACGACCTGATTCAGTTTGAGATAGACGGCTGCATCCAGACCAAGGTCCGACACCGCACCCCTATG GTAACGGTGccaaagagaaaacacaagagCGACAAGCCCAAGAGCCCCGAGAGCGGCTGCTCCTCACCAGAACCGGATCGCCATGACTCGTCGGGGAGCGAAC GACACAAAAGCAAGCATAACAGTCGGCTGAGGAAAAAGGGTGCAGACCTCAGCGAACTTCAAAGTGCCATCGGCTCCATAAAGCAGACGCAGGACGACATTAACAG GAGCGTCGCGGCGCTGCGGATGCGTTCAGCAGGCCGGGCGGAGAACACGTCGTTCCTCCAGCAGCGGGACTACGTCGTCATCGCCTGCCTCGTCGTCCTTCAGGTTCTCATCAACTACATTTTCAAGTAG
- the osbpl8 gene encoding oxysterol-binding protein-related protein 8 isoform X2 produces MESSSESQLEPETTLHHAELREHPTASGALTSSDDPIFLTPGRMSQRQAKERDKEKEKEKEAGLQTPTREHIATPSNLSPGVSYTHSFERVKEDLLPLPLKEDSNSISKSKSETKLYNGSEKDVPASGGKLTKKESLKVQKKNYREEKKRATKELLSTITDPSVIVMADWLKIRGTLKSWTKLWCVLKPGVLLIYKTHKNGQWVGTVLLNACELIERPSKKDGFCFKLFHPLEQSIWAVKGPKGEAVGSITQPLPSSHLIFRAASESDGRCWMDALELALKCSSLLKRTIIREGKEDVSTVSAGGEHSINFYSLLRAHNIHGFQFNDGDHLKDPDLYSDKSDREGEQDHEESDPEGLEKSEESDSDTSERQDDSYIDLDPNEHLQETPYMEQSHEELGEAGEAAQTETVSEENKSLIWTLLKQVRPGMDLSKVVLPTFILEPRSFLDKLSDYYYHADFLSEAAVEENAYSRMKKVVKWYISGFYKKPQGLKKPYNPIIGETYRCMWLHQKTNSKTFYIAEQVSHHPPVSAFYVSNRKDGFCLSGSILAKSKFYGNSLSAILDGEARLTFLNRGEDYVMNMPYAHCKGILYGTMTLELGGQITIACEKTGYSAQLEFKLKPFLGSSDCVNQISGKIKLGKEVLATLEGHWDSEIFVNDKKTGTMDTFWDPTPELRQNRLTRYTVPPEEQGDFESERLWQHVTRAINNKDQTEATNEKFILEEAQRKAARERKAKCEEWIPALFEQDPVTGEWHYRYADTRPWDPLNDLIQFEIDGCIQTKVRHRTPMVTVPKRKHKSDKPKSPESGCSSPEPDRHDSSGSERHKSKHNSRLRKKGADLSELQSAIGSIKQTQDDINRSVAALRMRSAGRAENTSFLQQRDYVVIACLVVLQVLINYIFK; encoded by the exons GTTTCGAGAGAGTAAAGGAGGACCTTCTTCCTCTGCCGTTGAAAGAGGATTCGAATTCCATATCAAAGAGCAAG tcTGAAACCAAGCTGTACAATGGCTCAGAAAAGGATGTGCCAGCGTCTGGCGGAAAGCTCACCAAGAAGGAGTCCCTCAAG gtgcagaagaagaactacagagaagaaaagaagagggcAACCAAGGAGCTGCTTAGCACCATCACAGACCCTTCTGTTATCGTCATGGCCGACTGGCTGAAG ATCCGAGGCACGCTGAAGAGCTGGACCAAGCTGTGGTGTGTGCTGAAGCCGGGCGTCCTCCTCATATACAAGACTCACAAAAACGGCCAGTGGGTGGGAACGGTGCTGCTGAACGCCTGCGAGCTCATCGAGAGGCCGTCCAAGAAGGACGGCTTCTGCTTCAAGCTCTTTCACCCGCTGGAGCAGTCCATCTGGGCGGTGAAG GGTCCTAAAGGAGAGGCGGTGGGCTCCATCACGCAGCCGTTACCCAGCAGCCACCTCATCTTCCGCGCCGCATCGGAGTCTGATG GTCGATGCTGGATGGACGCCTTGGAGCTGGCCCTGAAGTGCTCCAGCCTGCTGAAGAGGACCATAATCCGGGAGGGGAAGGAGGACGTGAGCACAGTGTCCGCCGGTGGAGAGCACTCCATTAACTTCTACAGCCTCCTCAGAGCCCACAATATACACGGCTTCCA GTTCAACGACGGCGACCACCTAAAAGACCCGGACCTGTACTCGGACAAGTCGGACCGGGAGGGCGAACAGGACCACGAGGAGTCGGACCCGGAGGGCCTGGAGAAGAGCGAGGAGAGCGACAGCGACACGTCAGAGCGCCAGGACGACTCGTACATCGACCTGGACCCCAACGAGCACCTGCAGGAAACCCCGTACATGGAGCAGTCGCACGAAGAGCTGGGGGAG GCCGGCGAGGCTGCACAGACGGAGACCGTGTCCGAGGAGAATAAGTCTCTGATCTGGACTCTGCTGAAGCAGGTGCGGCCAGGCATGGATCTGTCCAAGGTCGTCCTGCCCACCTTCATCCTGGAGCCGAGGTCCTTCCTGGACAAGCTGTCCGACTACTACTACCACGCAGACTTCCTGTCCGA AGCTGCAGTTGAAGAGAATGCCTACAGCCGGATGAAGAAGGTGGTGAAATGGTACATCTCTGGATTTTACAAAAAGCCACAG GGGTTGAAGAAGCCGTACAACCCCATCATCGGAGAGACGTACCGGTGCATGTGGCTCCATCAGAAGACCAACAGCAAGACTTTTTACATCGCAGAACAG GTGTCTCACCATCCGCCAGTGTCGGCCTTCTACGTCAGCAACAGGAAAGACGGGTTCTGCCTCAGCGGCAGCATCCTCGCCAAGTCCAAGTTCTACG GAAACTCCCTGTCAGCCATTTTAGACGGAGAGGCTCGGCTCACCTTCCTCAACCGAGGGGAGGACTACGTTATGAACATGCCCTACGCTCACTGTAAAG GCATACTGTACGGAACCATGACCCTGGAGCTGGGAGGCCAGATCACCATTGCGTGTGAGAAAACGGGCTACAGCGCTCAGCTCGAGTTCAAACTGAAG CCGTTCCTGGGCAGCAGCGATTGTGTCAATCAGATCTCTGGGAAGATCAAGCTGGGAAAGGAGGTCCTGGCTACTCTAGAGGGACATTGG GACAGCGAGATCTTCGTCAACGACAAGAAAACGGGCACGATGGATACTTTCTGGGACCCGACGCCGGAGCTGAGGCAGAACAGGCTGACGCGCTACACCGTCCCACCTGAAGAGCAGGGGGACTTCGAGTCAGAAAG ACTGTGGCAGCACGTGACTCGAGCGATCAACAACAAGGACCAGACGGAGGCCACCAACGAGAAGTTCATCCTGGAGGAAGCTCAGAGGAAGGCGGCCCGGGAGCGCAAAGCCAAATGCGAGGAGTGGATCCCCGCCCTGTTTGAGCAGGACCCCGTCACCGGAGAGTGGCATTACAGATATGCCGA CACCAGGCCGTGGGATCCGCTCAACGACCTGATTCAGTTTGAGATAGACGGCTGCATCCAGACCAAGGTCCGACACCGCACCCCTATG GTAACGGTGccaaagagaaaacacaagagCGACAAGCCCAAGAGCCCCGAGAGCGGCTGCTCCTCACCAGAACCGGATCGCCATGACTCGTCGGGGAGCGAAC GACACAAAAGCAAGCATAACAGTCGGCTGAGGAAAAAGGGTGCAGACCTCAGCGAACTTCAAAGTGCCATCGGCTCCATAAAGCAGACGCAGGACGACATTAACAG GAGCGTCGCGGCGCTGCGGATGCGTTCAGCAGGCCGGGCGGAGAACACGTCGTTCCTCCAGCAGCGGGACTACGTCGTCATCGCCTGCCTCGTCGTCCTTCAGGTTCTCATCAACTACATTTTCAAGTAG
- the osbpl8 gene encoding oxysterol-binding protein-related protein 8 isoform X1 has translation MESSSESQLEPETTLHHAELREHPTASGALTSSDDPIFLTPGRMSQRQAKERDKEKEKEKEAGLQTPTREHIATPSNLSPGVSYTHSFERVKEDLLPLPLKEDSNSISKSKSETKLYNGSEKDVPASGGKLTKKESLKVQKKNYREEKKRATKELLSTITDPSVIVMADWLKIRGTLKSWTKLWCVLKPGVLLIYKTHKNGQWVGTVLLNACELIERPSKKDGFCFKLFHPLEQSIWAVKGPKGEAVGSITQPLPSSHLIFRAASESDGRCWMDALELALKCSSLLKRTIIREGKEDVSTVSAGGEHSINFYSLLRAHNIHGFQFNDGDHLKDPDLYSDKSDREGEQDHEESDPEGLEKSEESDSDTSERQDDSYIDLDPNEHLQETPYMEQSHEELGEAGEAAQTETVSEENKSLIWTLLKQVRPGMDLSKVVLPTFILEPRSFLDKLSDYYYHADFLSEAAVEENAYSRMKKVVKWYISGFYKKPQGLKKPYNPIIGETYRCMWLHQKTNSKTFYIAEQVSHHPPVSAFYVSNRKDGFCLSGSILAKSKFYGNSLSAILDGEARLTFLNRGEDYVMNMPYAHCKGILYGTMTLELGGQITIACEKTGYSAQLEFKLKPFLGSSDCVNQISGKIKLGKEVLATLEGHWDSEIFVNDKKTGTMDTFWDPTPELRQNRLTRYTVPPEEQGDFESERLWQHVTRAINNKDQTEATNEKFILEEAQRKAARERKAKCEEWIPALFEQDPVTGEWHYRYADTRPWDPLNDLIQFEIDGCIQTKVRHRTPMVRSGSLISLSNQGPRRDNCKFQVTVPKRKHKSDKPKSPESGCSSPEPDRHDSSGSERHKSKHNSRLRKKGADLSELQSAIGSIKQTQDDINRSVAALRMRSAGRAENTSFLQQRDYVVIACLVVLQVLINYIFK, from the exons GTTTCGAGAGAGTAAAGGAGGACCTTCTTCCTCTGCCGTTGAAAGAGGATTCGAATTCCATATCAAAGAGCAAG tcTGAAACCAAGCTGTACAATGGCTCAGAAAAGGATGTGCCAGCGTCTGGCGGAAAGCTCACCAAGAAGGAGTCCCTCAAG gtgcagaagaagaactacagagaagaaaagaagagggcAACCAAGGAGCTGCTTAGCACCATCACAGACCCTTCTGTTATCGTCATGGCCGACTGGCTGAAG ATCCGAGGCACGCTGAAGAGCTGGACCAAGCTGTGGTGTGTGCTGAAGCCGGGCGTCCTCCTCATATACAAGACTCACAAAAACGGCCAGTGGGTGGGAACGGTGCTGCTGAACGCCTGCGAGCTCATCGAGAGGCCGTCCAAGAAGGACGGCTTCTGCTTCAAGCTCTTTCACCCGCTGGAGCAGTCCATCTGGGCGGTGAAG GGTCCTAAAGGAGAGGCGGTGGGCTCCATCACGCAGCCGTTACCCAGCAGCCACCTCATCTTCCGCGCCGCATCGGAGTCTGATG GTCGATGCTGGATGGACGCCTTGGAGCTGGCCCTGAAGTGCTCCAGCCTGCTGAAGAGGACCATAATCCGGGAGGGGAAGGAGGACGTGAGCACAGTGTCCGCCGGTGGAGAGCACTCCATTAACTTCTACAGCCTCCTCAGAGCCCACAATATACACGGCTTCCA GTTCAACGACGGCGACCACCTAAAAGACCCGGACCTGTACTCGGACAAGTCGGACCGGGAGGGCGAACAGGACCACGAGGAGTCGGACCCGGAGGGCCTGGAGAAGAGCGAGGAGAGCGACAGCGACACGTCAGAGCGCCAGGACGACTCGTACATCGACCTGGACCCCAACGAGCACCTGCAGGAAACCCCGTACATGGAGCAGTCGCACGAAGAGCTGGGGGAG GCCGGCGAGGCTGCACAGACGGAGACCGTGTCCGAGGAGAATAAGTCTCTGATCTGGACTCTGCTGAAGCAGGTGCGGCCAGGCATGGATCTGTCCAAGGTCGTCCTGCCCACCTTCATCCTGGAGCCGAGGTCCTTCCTGGACAAGCTGTCCGACTACTACTACCACGCAGACTTCCTGTCCGA AGCTGCAGTTGAAGAGAATGCCTACAGCCGGATGAAGAAGGTGGTGAAATGGTACATCTCTGGATTTTACAAAAAGCCACAG GGGTTGAAGAAGCCGTACAACCCCATCATCGGAGAGACGTACCGGTGCATGTGGCTCCATCAGAAGACCAACAGCAAGACTTTTTACATCGCAGAACAG GTGTCTCACCATCCGCCAGTGTCGGCCTTCTACGTCAGCAACAGGAAAGACGGGTTCTGCCTCAGCGGCAGCATCCTCGCCAAGTCCAAGTTCTACG GAAACTCCCTGTCAGCCATTTTAGACGGAGAGGCTCGGCTCACCTTCCTCAACCGAGGGGAGGACTACGTTATGAACATGCCCTACGCTCACTGTAAAG GCATACTGTACGGAACCATGACCCTGGAGCTGGGAGGCCAGATCACCATTGCGTGTGAGAAAACGGGCTACAGCGCTCAGCTCGAGTTCAAACTGAAG CCGTTCCTGGGCAGCAGCGATTGTGTCAATCAGATCTCTGGGAAGATCAAGCTGGGAAAGGAGGTCCTGGCTACTCTAGAGGGACATTGG GACAGCGAGATCTTCGTCAACGACAAGAAAACGGGCACGATGGATACTTTCTGGGACCCGACGCCGGAGCTGAGGCAGAACAGGCTGACGCGCTACACCGTCCCACCTGAAGAGCAGGGGGACTTCGAGTCAGAAAG ACTGTGGCAGCACGTGACTCGAGCGATCAACAACAAGGACCAGACGGAGGCCACCAACGAGAAGTTCATCCTGGAGGAAGCTCAGAGGAAGGCGGCCCGGGAGCGCAAAGCCAAATGCGAGGAGTGGATCCCCGCCCTGTTTGAGCAGGACCCCGTCACCGGAGAGTGGCATTACAGATATGCCGA CACCAGGCCGTGGGATCCGCTCAACGACCTGATTCAGTTTGAGATAGACGGCTGCATCCAGACCAAGGTCCGACACCGCACCCCTATGGTACGTTCTGGCAGTCTTATTAGTCTGAGTAACCAGGGGCCGCGGAGGGACAATTGCAAGTTCCAG GTAACGGTGccaaagagaaaacacaagagCGACAAGCCCAAGAGCCCCGAGAGCGGCTGCTCCTCACCAGAACCGGATCGCCATGACTCGTCGGGGAGCGAAC GACACAAAAGCAAGCATAACAGTCGGCTGAGGAAAAAGGGTGCAGACCTCAGCGAACTTCAAAGTGCCATCGGCTCCATAAAGCAGACGCAGGACGACATTAACAG GAGCGTCGCGGCGCTGCGGATGCGTTCAGCAGGCCGGGCGGAGAACACGTCGTTCCTCCAGCAGCGGGACTACGTCGTCATCGCCTGCCTCGTCGTCCTTCAGGTTCTCATCAACTACATTTTCAAGTAG
- the osbpl8 gene encoding oxysterol-binding protein-related protein 8 isoform X3 yields MSQRQAKERDKEKEKEKEAGLQTPTREHIATPSNLSPGVSYTHSFERVKEDLLPLPLKEDSNSISKSKSETKLYNGSEKDVPASGGKLTKKESLKVQKKNYREEKKRATKELLSTITDPSVIVMADWLKIRGTLKSWTKLWCVLKPGVLLIYKTHKNGQWVGTVLLNACELIERPSKKDGFCFKLFHPLEQSIWAVKGPKGEAVGSITQPLPSSHLIFRAASESDGRCWMDALELALKCSSLLKRTIIREGKEDVSTVSAGGEHSINFYSLLRAHNIHGFQFNDGDHLKDPDLYSDKSDREGEQDHEESDPEGLEKSEESDSDTSERQDDSYIDLDPNEHLQETPYMEQSHEELGEAGEAAQTETVSEENKSLIWTLLKQVRPGMDLSKVVLPTFILEPRSFLDKLSDYYYHADFLSEAAVEENAYSRMKKVVKWYISGFYKKPQGLKKPYNPIIGETYRCMWLHQKTNSKTFYIAEQVSHHPPVSAFYVSNRKDGFCLSGSILAKSKFYGNSLSAILDGEARLTFLNRGEDYVMNMPYAHCKGILYGTMTLELGGQITIACEKTGYSAQLEFKLKPFLGSSDCVNQISGKIKLGKEVLATLEGHWDSEIFVNDKKTGTMDTFWDPTPELRQNRLTRYTVPPEEQGDFESERLWQHVTRAINNKDQTEATNEKFILEEAQRKAARERKAKCEEWIPALFEQDPVTGEWHYRYADTRPWDPLNDLIQFEIDGCIQTKVRHRTPMVRSGSLISLSNQGPRRDNCKFQVTVPKRKHKSDKPKSPESGCSSPEPDRHDSSGSERHKSKHNSRLRKKGADLSELQSAIGSIKQTQDDINRSVAALRMRSAGRAENTSFLQQRDYVVIACLVVLQVLINYIFK; encoded by the exons GTTTCGAGAGAGTAAAGGAGGACCTTCTTCCTCTGCCGTTGAAAGAGGATTCGAATTCCATATCAAAGAGCAAG tcTGAAACCAAGCTGTACAATGGCTCAGAAAAGGATGTGCCAGCGTCTGGCGGAAAGCTCACCAAGAAGGAGTCCCTCAAG gtgcagaagaagaactacagagaagaaaagaagagggcAACCAAGGAGCTGCTTAGCACCATCACAGACCCTTCTGTTATCGTCATGGCCGACTGGCTGAAG ATCCGAGGCACGCTGAAGAGCTGGACCAAGCTGTGGTGTGTGCTGAAGCCGGGCGTCCTCCTCATATACAAGACTCACAAAAACGGCCAGTGGGTGGGAACGGTGCTGCTGAACGCCTGCGAGCTCATCGAGAGGCCGTCCAAGAAGGACGGCTTCTGCTTCAAGCTCTTTCACCCGCTGGAGCAGTCCATCTGGGCGGTGAAG GGTCCTAAAGGAGAGGCGGTGGGCTCCATCACGCAGCCGTTACCCAGCAGCCACCTCATCTTCCGCGCCGCATCGGAGTCTGATG GTCGATGCTGGATGGACGCCTTGGAGCTGGCCCTGAAGTGCTCCAGCCTGCTGAAGAGGACCATAATCCGGGAGGGGAAGGAGGACGTGAGCACAGTGTCCGCCGGTGGAGAGCACTCCATTAACTTCTACAGCCTCCTCAGAGCCCACAATATACACGGCTTCCA GTTCAACGACGGCGACCACCTAAAAGACCCGGACCTGTACTCGGACAAGTCGGACCGGGAGGGCGAACAGGACCACGAGGAGTCGGACCCGGAGGGCCTGGAGAAGAGCGAGGAGAGCGACAGCGACACGTCAGAGCGCCAGGACGACTCGTACATCGACCTGGACCCCAACGAGCACCTGCAGGAAACCCCGTACATGGAGCAGTCGCACGAAGAGCTGGGGGAG GCCGGCGAGGCTGCACAGACGGAGACCGTGTCCGAGGAGAATAAGTCTCTGATCTGGACTCTGCTGAAGCAGGTGCGGCCAGGCATGGATCTGTCCAAGGTCGTCCTGCCCACCTTCATCCTGGAGCCGAGGTCCTTCCTGGACAAGCTGTCCGACTACTACTACCACGCAGACTTCCTGTCCGA AGCTGCAGTTGAAGAGAATGCCTACAGCCGGATGAAGAAGGTGGTGAAATGGTACATCTCTGGATTTTACAAAAAGCCACAG GGGTTGAAGAAGCCGTACAACCCCATCATCGGAGAGACGTACCGGTGCATGTGGCTCCATCAGAAGACCAACAGCAAGACTTTTTACATCGCAGAACAG GTGTCTCACCATCCGCCAGTGTCGGCCTTCTACGTCAGCAACAGGAAAGACGGGTTCTGCCTCAGCGGCAGCATCCTCGCCAAGTCCAAGTTCTACG GAAACTCCCTGTCAGCCATTTTAGACGGAGAGGCTCGGCTCACCTTCCTCAACCGAGGGGAGGACTACGTTATGAACATGCCCTACGCTCACTGTAAAG GCATACTGTACGGAACCATGACCCTGGAGCTGGGAGGCCAGATCACCATTGCGTGTGAGAAAACGGGCTACAGCGCTCAGCTCGAGTTCAAACTGAAG CCGTTCCTGGGCAGCAGCGATTGTGTCAATCAGATCTCTGGGAAGATCAAGCTGGGAAAGGAGGTCCTGGCTACTCTAGAGGGACATTGG GACAGCGAGATCTTCGTCAACGACAAGAAAACGGGCACGATGGATACTTTCTGGGACCCGACGCCGGAGCTGAGGCAGAACAGGCTGACGCGCTACACCGTCCCACCTGAAGAGCAGGGGGACTTCGAGTCAGAAAG ACTGTGGCAGCACGTGACTCGAGCGATCAACAACAAGGACCAGACGGAGGCCACCAACGAGAAGTTCATCCTGGAGGAAGCTCAGAGGAAGGCGGCCCGGGAGCGCAAAGCCAAATGCGAGGAGTGGATCCCCGCCCTGTTTGAGCAGGACCCCGTCACCGGAGAGTGGCATTACAGATATGCCGA CACCAGGCCGTGGGATCCGCTCAACGACCTGATTCAGTTTGAGATAGACGGCTGCATCCAGACCAAGGTCCGACACCGCACCCCTATGGTACGTTCTGGCAGTCTTATTAGTCTGAGTAACCAGGGGCCGCGGAGGGACAATTGCAAGTTCCAG GTAACGGTGccaaagagaaaacacaagagCGACAAGCCCAAGAGCCCCGAGAGCGGCTGCTCCTCACCAGAACCGGATCGCCATGACTCGTCGGGGAGCGAAC GACACAAAAGCAAGCATAACAGTCGGCTGAGGAAAAAGGGTGCAGACCTCAGCGAACTTCAAAGTGCCATCGGCTCCATAAAGCAGACGCAGGACGACATTAACAG GAGCGTCGCGGCGCTGCGGATGCGTTCAGCAGGCCGGGCGGAGAACACGTCGTTCCTCCAGCAGCGGGACTACGTCGTCATCGCCTGCCTCGTCGTCCTTCAGGTTCTCATCAACTACATTTTCAAGTAG